The Halorussus gelatinilyticus genome contains the following window.
CGCCGTCGGAGGCGACCGTCGCGTCGTGAATCCGGTCGTACTCCTCGCCGCCGTACGTCTTGCTCCACTCGCGGTCGCCGTCGCCGTTCACCTTCAGTACCCACGCGTCGGCCGGGTCAACTCGGTCGCTCGTCGTGGTGCCGGTCATCAGGAGGTCGCCGCCGTCGGTCACGAAGATGGAGTTGACGTACTCGTCGGTGTTCGCGCGCTGCGTGTCGTAGGTCTCGCTCCAGACCGTGTCGCCGCCCTCGGTCAGTTCCATCGCCCACGCCTCGGCGTTCCCGCGCTCGTCGCTGAAGCCCGAGACGTAGATTCGGTCGCCGGACTTCGCCAGCGACCAGAACTCGTCGGGACCGGCCTCGCCGTAGGTCTTCGACCAGCGCTTCTCGCCGTCGGGGCCGATTTTCAGCAGCCACCCGTCCCACGCGCCTCCGGACTCCTCGGCGGACATCCCGGCCAGCAGGTAGCCGTCTTCGACCCGTTCGACGTCGAAGATGCGGTCGACGCCGGACCCGCCGTAGCTTCGCTCCCACTTCGTCTCGCCCGCGCGGTCGAGCATCGCCACGTAGCCGTCGTGGGCACCGTCGGTCGAACTGTTCGACCAACCGACGGCGAGATAGCCGCCGTCTACCCGCAGGCCCGTCGCCAGTTTGTCGTCGTCGCCGCCGCCGACCGTCTGAGACCATCGCTCGGACGGGCCGGGCGCGTTCGCGGCCTCGGGCGACGCCGCGCTCGCGCCAACCGACCCGACCATCGGGGCCGCCACGAGCAACGCGGCGAACGCCGCGGCCAACACTGTTCGTCTCACGACTCGTTCCTCCCGTCGAGAACCGCTATTTGGCGTTTCGGAAGCATAGTATCGAACCGTCGTCCCGGTTATTCCGGGATTGTCGTTGTTCTCCCCGGACGGAGAGCGCCGGGGCGAACGTTACTCTACATATGTCCGCGTTCGGGTCTTTGTTATATACGGACTGAGGCGTTGGCAGGGGCGACCTGCGTCGCGCTCGGCGGGTCGCACGAGCCGGCCAGCGAGACCGTGAAACGGTCAGTCGCCAGTCGGGAACCGAGGTAATCGCGGCTTACCACCGGACACTCGGGCGATAACAAAGTGGCAATCCGGCCTTGGAATGGAGTAATGAGCCGTCGAATCAGCTTCGAGTGTCCCCGACCCGACGAGGAGGTCACGTCGGTCGAACGATGAGTCACGAAACGCCCGCCGACGCGTGGATCGACCGCCTCGCGCGTCCCCAACTCGCGGCGGACCTCCTCGCGGTCGTCGGCTACGTCGCGCTCGCGGTCGTCGTCCTCTCGCAACCCGGCGTCTACGGGACGCCGCTGGCGGCTGCGCTCGGGCTACCGCTCCTCTTTTTCGCGCCGGGCTACGCCCTCGTCTCGGCGCTGTTCCCCGGTGCGACGCCCGACGACGCGCGGACGGACGTGACCTTCGCCGAGGTCCGCCAGCACGGACTCTCCGGAGCCGAACGTCTCGCGCTCGGCTTCGGCGTCAGCCTCGCGCTGCTCCCGCTGTTGGCCGTCGCGCTCTCGCTCTCGCCGTGGTCCATCGTGCCCGCGACCGTCCTGCTCTCGGTCGCGGTCGTGACGGCGCTGTTCGCGGTCGTCGGCGCGGCGCGGCGACTCCGCCGGCCGGCCGACCGCCGGTTCTCGCTCCCGGTGCGGGCGTGGCTCGGCGACGCCAAGCGGTCGGTCTTGACCGGGCCGGCCTCGGAGCGCGCGCTGAACGTCGGTCTCGCGCTCGGGGTCCTGCTGGCGGTCGGCGCGATGGGCTACGCCGTCGCCGCGCCCGGACCGGGCCAGCAGTACACCGGCGTCGCGCTCCTCTCGCAGAACGAGACGGGCCAACTCGTCGCGGACGACTACCCGAGCAACTTCACGCGCGGCGAGAGCAAGCCGCTGGTCGTGGAGTTGACCAACCACGAGGGCGAGCGGACCGACTACTCGGTGGTGGTCGAACTCCAGCGCGTCCGGAACGCCGACGGCGGCGCGCCGAAGGTGGTCCAAGACCGGAAACTGGCGACGTTCACGCCGACCGTGGGCGCGGGCCGGACGTGGCAGACCACCCACGAGGTCACGCCGACGATGACCGGCGAGAACCTGCGGCTGACCTACCTCGTCTAC
Protein-coding sequences here:
- a CDS encoding DUF1616 domain-containing protein, which encodes MSHETPADAWIDRLARPQLAADLLAVVGYVALAVVVLSQPGVYGTPLAAALGLPLLFFAPGYALVSALFPGATPDDARTDVTFAEVRQHGLSGAERLALGFGVSLALLPLLAVALSLSPWSIVPATVLLSVAVVTALFAVVGAARRLRRPADRRFSLPVRAWLGDAKRSVLTGPASERALNVGLALGVLLAVGAMGYAVAAPGPGQQYTGVALLSQNETGQLVADDYPSNFTRGESKPLVVELTNHEGERTDYSVVVELQRVRNADGGAPKVVQDRKLATFTPTVGAGRTWQTTHEVTPTMTGENLRLTYLVYEGDPPQNPTTENAYRHVHVWVNVTA